CCCCCGGTGTGCGGTGGCTCACCGGGGGAGGATGGAGGCTTCTCATTTACTGACTGATTTCAGAGCAGTGGCTtcatgtttgttggtttttgtgtttaaagCAAAACGTGTGCAGGACATGAATGTAGATCATCGTTAGTGCAGTTACACTGTCCTCCCTGCGGAGGGCGCCAAACGCACGATctgaaaacaatataaaatatgtataaaatacaGGAAATATACGTCCAGGTAAAACTAGCAGCTTATgccatttattacatttataataCTTAATTATCTGAAGGTAAAAAAGGTTCTAAATGAAATGTTACAGTAccaatattttaatttaaaatactgTACCCGTGTACATTAGCTGTCAgaaaaaatctattaaaaatctatattcaatatatttttttatatatagttaTTTTTTCTAAAACCACACAGTAATTTCATTACAACCAGTCTGATGTCATTTTGCGTCAGGGTTAACTTTTCAACTGAAAGGGAGAAATGAGCATCTAGAGAGCTACAATGTTGAACATGGTGATGGTttagtattaaaaaaaacatagtcTTGTTCTCAGGCTTGGCGACGTGAACACACCCATATTAATCACCCTGTTcgattattattgttattactgtGTATACAGCAGATTCCTGGACATTCCTTCTGCTTTatactgtctctgtctctctgctgttaTTATTGTGatatcattttcatatttcctCTTCACCTGTCTTCTCCTTCTTTCAGGTTCAGGCCGTTTACCTCCCATGATGCACCGTCAGATGGCCCCGGAGGGCCGGGGCCAGAAGGCTGCGGGCAGCGGCTACTCCAGAGCCCACAACCCAGAGGCCTTAACCAAGGCGAAGGGAACAGGAGTGGGGACAGGAGGCAAATCCAACCTGGCGGGACAGATCATCCCTGTGTATGGCTTCGGGATCTTATTCTACATCCTCTACATACTGTTCAAGGTGAAACACTGCAGACACAATACACAGCTGCTGAGTAATGagcttttaatttcatttgattgtattttaaaaatgcacctACTCAAAAGATACTGGTACACATTAATATGGTTAAACCGtcaaatactcacaaatacaacagaaaaccactctgtggactgagtcctgcagtctttacttttatagtttcagaaagaaaactgcctCTCCACAGgccagacaaacaaacaggcaggtttagaacagactCTGCACTGGTAATGCTTGGTGATATAGCACATAACTGACATACATCAGATTTGTAAACTATTTTTTTGTGTATCAAGTGTTTGTAATTCTCTGATTTTAAagaagtatttttaaaaatctatttcagaaatcagtctttaaacttacacttaaaatgtgacatttattgtaatGGTTATTGTGTGAAacgttttattttgatatcatTTGTGGTCATATCGCCCAGTGCAGAGAAACATAAAGTGTGGATGTGGTTtgaccacagacagacactttGCTGTGAGGTTCTTTGAGATTTTTAACCCTGTTATTGTCTCCCTGTCAGATCACATCTAAAGGCAACAACAAACCGTCAGAGAGCAGGTTTCCTTCAGTCCGCTCGGAGAACATGAAGAGGAAGATCAGTGAGTACATTCAACAACAGTTATACTCGTTCTTTTAGCAGCTTTCAGAACATGCTTCCATCTCAGTTGTTAATTATTGAGCCCTGAGCACCtgcactgcagctctgtgatgtttgtttctgACAGTTGCACTTTCAGTTTGTGATCACATataggtctttttttatttagtttgaatgcTCTTATTTTCTTAGatttttggataaaagcatcagccaagggaatataatataatgtaatgttatTTCCTGGGGATAATGTCCTGCAGTATTGCACAAATGGTTTCAATAGTTAAGATGTAATTGTGCGATGAATGACGtgaaaaatgtgatgaaaaaaagaattaacAGGTCATACATTCATCTACATCACAGAAAACTAAAGTACTAATCATGATCGCTCCGAATTTTGAAACCTTTTTAACTGGAGGGGATTTTCCATTTTTGCTGTCACTCattaaagggaacatttctATGGAAATTAGTAGAAGCTTTTCTGTAgctccttctgtgtgtgtgtgtgtgtgtgtgtgtgtgtgtgtgtgtgtgtgtgtgtgtgtgtgtctgtgtctgtgtgtgtgtgtgtgtgtgtgtgtgtctgtgtctgtgtgtgtgtgtgtgtctgtgtgtgtgagtatatcACATTTGCGTTAGGTCATTTCCAGTCTCAGAAATCTTCCCGGCTGACGTGCACGTTCATCATCTTAGTGCATTAACGtaatgagaaataaattaatgttgGTTATTTTCTGGCATATTGATTCCTATAAAGTGTCAAACAGATGAATGGTTGTGCACTCCTGCTGTGAAAACTATACATTTTCTAAATCATTTCCCAGTCCACTCTTGTCTGTATTGTAGTTTTTCTGagctcagatttgtttttaaacttatCTTATAGTTAAAATATTCATTTCCCAGATCAGACTCTGTTTTGACCTCCTGCTCTTTCCGTCTTCTCCCTCCAGCTGACTTTGAACTGtctcagctgcaggagaaactgAGGGAAACAGAGCTGGTGATGGAGAACATTGTTTCCAGTGCCCACGACGGCCCTGACAggtgcctgtgtgtctgtgctgaggAGTCTTATCATCAGACGACCTCCTCCCTATGTCCCAACAGGAGCTCTTTAGTTTATCTGCTCATtccacacatgcaaatgaatcCACAGCAATGATTGAGACCCTGtacagacctggtattaacatccaccCTGGGTGATCCAGTCACTAGTGGTCAGAGCTGTGTGTCCTCTGCCACACATCAGGGACCTATCTTCATAGctgtgcattcattcattcagtcagtcagtccctCCTGACTCCACTCACTCTGTCGTAcaggcacacactcacacacagacacaagggcACTTCATATCTAGGGGTAGGGCCAGGGGAGAGGAATTGGGGCAGGGCACTATATGTgatattttctgtctgtggtgCAGGGTGAAGGGTGTGATGGCAGATCAGGAGAAGagtctcctgcagcagctgacggagataACTCGGGTGATGCAGGAGGGACAGCTGATGGAGGGCATGACTCCAGAGAAGAAAGCCCAGGACAACTGGGAAGGTAcctgaacacagcacacactcagctgctatTTCATAACGTTGCATAAAGAATAACAAAAGGCACAaagctcgactcagtacgcagaacccCGAGTCCAATAATCTGAGACCACTGTCTCTTTTGACCATCGCTGTATTTTCAAATACTTGATGACAAAGATCCTCATCAACACCTCAGAGGAGGTTTCCACATTATTTGAAACAACATTATCAGTCAATGATTCATTCAGCTTTTACAAAGAACTGAAAGAAATACAATGTGAATAGCTCTTTCAAACATGGAGAGCTTGACATGTCTCTTCATTTTCCTCAGATTATCCTGAGGAGCCTCAGCATCAGTACTGGGAACATTCTCGCTGCTGTTGTCAGCACAGTGAGCATCACCACGGtccacacacagagacggagGCCGACAGGACCGAAGCTGCCGGAGGTGACTTGCTGGAAAACGTGCCTGCCGAGGACGTTACAGGCAGAGTGGAGGCCGAGGAGGCAGAGGACGTGAACACAGACGCTGTGAGAGAATCTGAGCTAACTGCAGGAAGTGAGGAGGACTCGAGGCTACAGAGTGAAAGTGAGAGGGTGACGCTGCATCAACACAAGGAGCGAGGGGGTCAAATTGATCTGGGCGTCCCAGAGAAAGAGCTGGCTGTCGTCCTAAAGGAACTGGAGCTCACGCTGAAGATGACGACCATGATGGagcaggagaagatggaggacCTCACCCGGCCTGTGGAGACAGAACCTGCTCACAGTCAGGTCAGACGGAGAAACAAGAGAAGGAGCGCAAAGAAAGCTGCACACTGACTCTAACATGACGCACATGAACTTGAGTCTGGTGTATGTGAGAagaacttcttttttttttacatctgttcTCATCAGATGGACGGTAATGTGACAGTTGGtgatagttgtttttttgttaaagtgAGTGAAGGAGAAATATGTGAACAGAGCAGTTTTTATCAATATCAGATTTATCtatcagagaaaaaagaatacGTGGTATAAATATACTTGAGATGTTTAATTGGAAAAAGGGCagttttctgtaaaatgtcaaatggGCAGAAATAAATGCAGTTGATGAAAACTGGATCTGTAAACAAAATAGTGATTGATTCGATTACATTACTGTAATTTACTGAGGGGACTTGTGCTCCCCCCACTGTTGTCAGCATGTGTGGACAAAATTCATTCTGAACTTCCTGCAGTCTTCACATCCCAGGTGGATAtatttactatatatatttatattatttataaattaCTGACAAGGAACTTGTATTCACTTTAACAGCTTTAATGTGAGCAGACAATACGCTGCAGTAAATGTGAGGAAATGGGACAATGCATGTTGGACAGAAAGTGTCCCTGCTCTCCTTTAGACAGTGTTTGTGATAAACAAATCATTTCTGTACCAATATCAGTTTAACCTCTTCAGCTTGAAATTATTAAAGGTTCTTACTTTTATAAAACttatttattcactgttcaGAAAAGCACCCGAAGACATCGGTGATTAAGATACTCTGAATAAAATGGTTACTCCAATTTCCTCGAGACTCTGTTTCAGTTATTTTACTCCAGACTGTCACAAGATTAAAATTGTCAACAAGCCGACTCTTGAGACTCTCACCGTTTGTAACCTGCAAAGCTTATTTTTGGTTAATTAAAAAGGATTCTGCTGTAGCACGtttcaaaagttaaataaaagtgtATTAAAATGGAAATGAGTGATGAGGGAGCAGAGCGGCACAATTCAAAAAAAGAGTTTATTACTTGTATAATGGTAGACTTTACTCATACAAAAGCAACATCATGCTGGTTGATGTCAGCACagaatattttggaataacagTTAAGCAAGTGGCACGTCTCAACAACAACTTCCCCCTCTAAGAAATTACTCAGGTGAGTCCGGTTGGTTTGAGATCTATAGGAAGGAGATCTCTGGTCAGCTCGCTGCCTCAGTGCTCCATTGGCTCATCAGGTGCATCTGCTGCGGGTTCATCTGCAGGCTGGGCgacctgagacacacacatgtccatCAACACACAAACCTCTGACTCTTACACTTATACCAATATTTTCAATACAGATACAATATTGCCCTGAGCCCTTCACATATTTTAACAGCATCggctaaatgtgtgtttcaatgaAGAACCTTAAAGAGCTGGAAATGCATCTTGCTTTTTCTAGAATAATCCCCTACATTACCTTGAagaacacaacatgaaacattcCATTATATGAGCCAGACTTGTTGAATCCTTGGCAGTACCTTTCTCTGTGGCCTCTCCTCCAGTCCCTCCAGGAACGGGGCAACATCATCATCGTCATAAATGGTGAACTCCATGTCCTTTCCCACAATGCCAATGGAAACATTCTGCAAAGCACAGTGTTAAATTTACCACTAAATTATCTTGTACAGGATTGTGTTTAATGAGACATCTTAAACATCTTCAGTGCCAAGGAAGGTCGAGCTTTAACAGGATTTTATCAACTGTAACCTCATTGTAACTGTAACTCATTTACCTTGAAGGTAAAAAACTGaagttttcaatttaaaaaaaaaatacacgaGACTTTATACCTCTTAAAAAAATGTTAGAGCTGAATTGAAATATAAAAGTAGGGAGCTGGTGTACCTTGGTGGTGAGGTCCTGCTCAGTGGGGAGAGTTTCTCTGAGAGCACGGAGACCATGCTGGACCAGGTCATTCAGATTACctgagagcaaagaaaaaatatgttgGTCCACATGTCAATTAGCAAGTCAAATACACCCAGTGGTACTAagctattcatttattttcatgctttttAGATTCACCAACattatgtcacattttaaaacactgagTACTGTTAATAATCAAAAAGTATATAGATGCAAATAACTGACACAGGTGACATGATGATGCAAAAACACTGATATTTAGCAACAAAGCTCTTCTTGTTAATAGCTGAAATAAGTGTGTGAGACTAGAATATGAAATTCCATCTTACAGTCGGAAAACTTGTCCATGCATCTCTCCAGGTAGGTGCGTGCAGACTGAGAGCGTGCTCCGATTGACATGGCTTTACAGTCAAAGTAATTAGCTGATGGGCAGGTCTGGAAGATGTGAGGTCCCATGTCCTGAGTGacacaacaaatgaaaatgagctACGAGCAAAACTTCATCCGACATTCTAAATTTGTCACAGGCAATAATACTGCAGGAGATAATACTGTAAATGAGTGTGCACACTTACATCATAGCCGGCAATGAGGAGTCCGACACCATAGGGCCTCCTCCCATACCTCTGTGTTGGGATTTGAGTTTCTGGGGGTTTGGTCAAGGATCACCGCTGCCATTAACACTTGTTATTTTACTTCTCCAATGCAGGTAAAAAGACATGACTTATTCACACAATAAAGTTCCAAGTTTACAAGTTTACAAAACCTACAACATGCTGTCTACAGAGTTTTActacactttatatttaagaGGTGTGAGAGAGGATACTGCTGCCAACAAGAGAGACAAGACGTGATGTGGGGAGGGGCCTGTCGAAGACAAATCTGGAGTCCAGGCACTCCTGACGCATGAAGTTACTGTAGAAGAGAAAGTGTTGATATTATGTGAACCTAATTAAATACTTGTAATTCAGCTTTATAGAAAAGCTCCATCTAGACCATCAAAGTATCTGAGACTTACCAGAGCAGTCTGGCATCAGCAGTCAGTCCAGCGATGGAGATACCGATGTGGTTGTCAACATGGAGGATCTTCTTCTGGTGGGCGGCCAGTTCAGACTGGGCTCTCTGCAGCGACAGACAACGTGATGCATCAGTTATGTACAATCTACGACCTTGTTTTCTTGGGTCTTCAGTGTGTTCAAATATATTCTATAGATCCAGTTAAATGATAGAGAGATCATTACTTTCTTCCATAGTTTGATgctttttcaataaaaaaggATGCTGGTGTGGTACTTAACATCAGAAGGGACTTGATTTGAATATTAATGAGTGAGGAGTAAAGTGACACCTGAATACAACTCTTCTGAAGCAGATGGTCTCTGGTTGTGCTAGTTAGCTTGATGATAAAGGTAAATTCCTGTTGTTTCTGAGGGGGAGGGGATTAAAGCTGGACGTTTTTGTTCATGAGACAAACACCTTGCTCAAACTGATGCCGCCAAAAGCTATAAACGTCTCTAAACTCTTTTACTTTACCGTACTATTGTATCAGACTGTTTTTGCTGGGTGTACCTGATAAACTACCAACtgagtatatactgtatgtctctACAGC
This genomic interval from Paralichthys olivaceus isolate ysfri-2021 chromosome 7, ASM2471397v2, whole genome shotgun sequence contains the following:
- the psma1 gene encoding proteasome subunit alpha type-1, which translates into the protein MRVINTIYVLYFIDHWCEIGALLFSLIARPGREIKFRPQRRQREATHFQADMFRNQYDNDVTVWSPQGRIHQIEYAMEAVKQGSATVGLKSRTLAVLVALKRAQSELAAHQKKILHVDNHIGISIAGLTADARLLCNFMRQECLDSRFVFDRPLPTSRLVSLVGSKTQIPTQRYGRRPYGVGLLIAGYDDMGPHIFQTCPSANYFDCKAMSIGARSQSARTYLERCMDKFSDCNLNDLVQHGLRALRETLPTEQDLTTKNVSIGIVGKDMEFTIYDDDDVAPFLEGLEERPQRKVAQPADEPAADAPDEPMEH
- the ric3b gene encoding protein RIC-3b isoform X1; translation: MAMSTFQKVTLATCLALCVALLLPKMLLSRGRKDAAERPEGSGRLPPMMHRQMAPEGRGQKAAGSGYSRAHNPEALTKAKGTGVGTGGKSNLAGQIIPVYGFGILFYILYILFKITSKGNNKPSESRFPSVRSENMKRKITDFELSQLQEKLRETELVMENIVSSAHDGPDRVKGVMADQEKSLLQQLTEITRVMQEGQLMEGMTPEKKAQDNWEDYPEEPQHQYWEHSRCCCQHSEHHHGPHTETEADRTEAAGGDLLENVPAEDVTGRVEAEEAEDVNTDAVRESELTAGSEEDSRLQSESERVTLHQHKERGGQIDLGVPEKELAVVLKELELTLKMTTMMEQEKMEDLTRPVETEPAHSQVRRRNKRRSAKKAAH
- the ric3b gene encoding protein RIC-3b isoform X2 produces the protein MMHRQMAPEGRGQKAAGSGYSRAHNPEALTKAKGTGVGTGGKSNLAGQIIPVYGFGILFYILYILFKITSKGNNKPSESRFPSVRSENMKRKITDFELSQLQEKLRETELVMENIVSSAHDGPDRVKGVMADQEKSLLQQLTEITRVMQEGQLMEGMTPEKKAQDNWEDYPEEPQHQYWEHSRCCCQHSEHHHGPHTETEADRTEAAGGDLLENVPAEDVTGRVEAEEAEDVNTDAVRESELTAGSEEDSRLQSESERVTLHQHKERGGQIDLGVPEKELAVVLKELELTLKMTTMMEQEKMEDLTRPVETEPAHSQVRRRNKRRSAKKAAH